The following coding sequences lie in one Microvirga sp. 17 mud 1-3 genomic window:
- a CDS encoding calcium-binding protein yields the protein MPTYDPVTKTYTLTDQEQNYTLQASDADASIIGNALDNILTGNDWSNALDGKEGKDTLIGGKGDDLYVLYDAGAGVVVTELADEGEDAIISHFNIDLKDYANVEHVLLEGQAQEATGNDANNQIYGNDLANILNGGAGNDTLDGGKGSDHLIGGLGHDVYFVDDVNDVIVELADGGDDTVYALFDYSLVGTELENIELMVGQKATGNDYDNRLTGNAEANLLDGGKGNDILDGGLGADQMIGGLGDDTFVVNDAGDVVVEANDEGIDSVRASVSYTLTDFVEFLTLTGSGDIDGTGNDLSNEILGNDHNNILDGKGGNDLLGGLKGDDVYIIDAGDTVVEVKDEGTDTIKITDAFTPNSYTLVDNIENLTVTGTRDFTATGNTLNNLLTGNSGVNVFSGGGGNDTLDGGAGADRLDGGAGEDMLVGGAGDDVMTGGAGNDLYFVDSTGDTVTEDASGGTFDRVIAKISYVLSANVEYLALENAGGNINGTGNDLDNTIFGNDGNNVLDGGAGRDQLYGATGADTVHGGEGDDSIHESGNDADMLYGDAGNDTLTGGGGNDTLDGGTGTDTAMFSGAKDQYSIIRNADGSVTITDMRATGDGTDVLKDIQFAQFGDQLLDLSQSVSPPPPPPPPGPVSLTLIGTARVDRLTGADGNDVIKGLAGNDVLKGQAGNDKLYGGAGKDVLYGGAGQDIFVFDAKFNKKTNLDKIADFTVKDDTLWLENSLFKANKTLYAAIKKGSEAKPAKMASKFFTVGDKAKDADDFFIYDKKKGVLSYDADGSGSKAAVEIATLKKGLKLTEKDFFFV from the coding sequence GTGCCGACCTATGATCCCGTCACCAAGACCTACACGCTCACGGACCAGGAGCAGAACTACACGCTGCAAGCGAGCGATGCCGACGCCAGCATCATCGGCAACGCCCTGGACAACATCCTGACGGGGAACGATTGGAGCAATGCGCTCGATGGGAAGGAAGGCAAGGATACCCTGATCGGGGGCAAGGGGGACGACCTCTATGTGCTTTACGATGCAGGAGCAGGCGTCGTGGTCACAGAGCTCGCCGACGAGGGCGAGGATGCGATCATCTCGCACTTCAACATCGATCTGAAGGACTACGCCAACGTGGAGCACGTCCTGCTTGAGGGACAAGCTCAGGAGGCAACCGGAAACGACGCGAACAACCAGATCTACGGGAACGATCTCGCCAATATTCTCAATGGCGGCGCAGGCAATGACACTCTGGACGGCGGCAAGGGTAGCGATCATCTGATCGGCGGGCTCGGCCACGATGTCTATTTTGTGGATGATGTCAACGACGTCATCGTCGAGCTTGCCGATGGCGGGGACGATACAGTCTACGCTCTCTTCGATTATTCCCTCGTCGGGACTGAGCTCGAGAATATCGAGCTGATGGTCGGCCAGAAGGCGACCGGCAATGATTACGATAATCGCCTGACGGGCAACGCCGAAGCCAATCTGCTGGATGGTGGCAAAGGAAACGATATCCTCGACGGCGGACTCGGGGCGGACCAGATGATCGGTGGACTGGGCGACGACACCTTCGTTGTCAACGATGCCGGAGATGTCGTGGTCGAAGCCAATGATGAAGGCATCGACTCTGTCCGGGCCTCCGTCAGCTATACCCTGACGGATTTCGTGGAATTCCTTACCCTGACTGGCTCCGGCGATATCGACGGGACCGGCAATGATCTGAGCAATGAGATCCTCGGCAACGACCACAACAACATTTTGGACGGCAAGGGAGGAAATGATCTCCTAGGAGGCCTCAAAGGGGACGATGTCTACATCATCGATGCTGGCGACACCGTCGTCGAGGTGAAGGACGAAGGTACGGACACCATCAAGATCACCGATGCCTTTACGCCGAATTCCTATACATTGGTGGACAATATCGAAAATCTAACAGTCACTGGTACACGCGACTTCACGGCGACCGGGAACACGCTGAACAATCTTCTGACCGGCAACAGCGGCGTCAATGTTTTCAGCGGAGGCGGCGGCAATGACACCCTCGACGGCGGTGCCGGCGCCGACCGCCTTGATGGCGGCGCAGGTGAGGACATGCTCGTCGGTGGAGCGGGCGATGACGTGATGACCGGCGGGGCCGGAAACGACCTCTACTTCGTCGATTCCACCGGCGACACGGTGACCGAGGATGCGTCCGGCGGCACATTCGACCGGGTAATCGCCAAGATCAGCTATGTGCTGAGCGCGAACGTCGAATATCTCGCTCTGGAGAATGCCGGCGGCAACATCAACGGAACCGGCAACGATCTCGACAACACGATCTTCGGAAATGACGGCAACAATGTCCTCGACGGCGGTGCCGGCCGCGACCAACTCTATGGAGCGACAGGTGCCGATACGGTCCATGGCGGCGAAGGAGATGACAGCATCCATGAGTCGGGCAACGATGCCGACATGCTCTATGGAGACGCTGGTAACGACACCCTCACGGGCGGCGGAGGCAATGACACCCTCGACGGCGGTACGGGCACGGACACAGCCATGTTCTCCGGCGCGAAGGACCAGTATTCGATCATCCGGAATGCCGATGGCAGTGTCACAATCACGGACATGCGGGCCACGGGGGACGGCACCGACGTTCTCAAGGACATCCAGTTCGCCCAGTTTGGCGACCAGCTCCTCGATCTATCGCAGTCCGTTTCGCCTCCTCCTCCACCTCCTCCGCCCGGTCCGGTCTCGCTGACTCTGATCGGCACGGCGCGGGTTGACCGTCTCACCGGCGCGGACGGCAACGATGTGATCAAGGGCCTCGCTGGCAACGATGTGCTCAAGGGCCAAGCCGGCAACGACAAGCTCTACGGCGGGGCCGGCAAGGACGTGCTTTATGGTGGCGCCGGCCAGGACATCTTTGTGTTCGATGCCAAGTTCAACAAAAAGACCAACCTCGACAAGATCGCCGACTTTACCGTCAAGGACGACACGCTCTGGCTGGAGAACAGCCTGTTCAAGGCGAACAAGACGCTTTACGCCGCGATCAAGAAGGGCAGCGAGGCCAAGCCAGCGAAGATGGCGAGCAAGTTCTTCACGGTGGGAGACAAGGCCAAGGACGCCGATGACTTCTTCATCTACGACAAGAAGAAGGGTGTGCTGTCCTATGATGCGGACGGGTCCGGGTCGAAGGCTGCGGTCGAGATCGCCACGCTCAAGAAGGGCCTCAAGCTGACCGAAAAGGACTTCTTCTTCGTCTAA
- a CDS encoding pyrimidine 5'-nucleotidase, whose protein sequence is MKALPIDDKLSLGEARDFSHVDTWIFDLDNTLYPHTSRIWPQVDERITLYIAELFGIDGLSARALQKYFYHKYGTTLRALIDEYDIDPYDFLDFAHDIDHTDIALDERLGFAIEKLPGRKLILTNGSRKHAENVARKIGILDHFDDVFDIAAANFVPKPDRRAYESFLDKHAVEPKRAAMFEDIAKNLVVPHDLGMTTTLVVPRTADPFREEFEQEAVRALHIDHITDDLAGFLRGEVLPHRP, encoded by the coding sequence ATGAAAGCTCTGCCGATCGACGACAAACTGTCCTTAGGGGAAGCACGGGATTTCTCCCATGTGGACACATGGATCTTCGATCTCGACAACACGCTCTATCCCCATACCTCCCGGATCTGGCCACAGGTGGACGAGCGGATCACCCTGTATATTGCCGAGCTCTTTGGGATCGACGGCCTTTCGGCCCGTGCCCTGCAGAAGTATTTCTACCATAAATACGGCACGACCCTGCGGGCCCTGATCGACGAATACGACATCGATCCTTACGACTTCCTCGATTTCGCCCACGACATCGACCACACGGACATCGCCCTGGACGAGCGCTTAGGGTTCGCGATCGAGAAGCTTCCCGGGCGGAAGCTGATCCTGACCAACGGCTCCCGCAAGCATGCGGAGAACGTGGCCCGGAAGATCGGCATCCTCGACCATTTCGACGACGTGTTTGACATCGCGGCGGCCAATTTCGTGCCCAAGCCCGACCGACGCGCCTATGAGAGCTTCCTGGACAAGCACGCGGTCGAGCCGAAGCGAGCCGCTATGTTCGAGGACATCGCCAAGAACCTGGTCGTTCCCCATGATCTGGGCATGACCACCACCCTCGTGGTGCCGCGGACGGCCGATCCCTTCCGCGAGGAGTTCGAGCAGGAGGCCGTGAGAGCCCTCCACATCGACCACATCACGGACGATCTGGCCGGTTTCCTTCGGGGCGAAGTTCTTCCGCACCGGCCCTGA
- the argB gene encoding acetylglutamate kinase, with product MSSSNPAAQQLPDVHVQAEVLVQALPHMQRYDQQVVVIKYGGHAMGDRAAAEDFAEDVVLLEQSGIKPIVVHGGGPQIGKMLDKLGIKSEFKAGLRVTDAATVEVVEMVLAGSINKQIVGWIGAEGGKAVGLCGKDGNMVTARKVTRTAVDPDSNIEKVVDLGFVGEPDSVNRAVLDQVLSAELIPVLAPVAVGHDGETYNVNADTFAGAIAGAMMAKRLLLLTDVPGVLDKNKNLIPELTIEDCRRLIADGTITDGMIPKIETCIYALERGVEAVVILDGKVPHAVLLELFTDHGAGTLIRRG from the coding sequence ATGTCCAGTTCCAATCCCGCAGCCCAGCAGCTGCCCGACGTCCATGTGCAAGCCGAAGTGCTGGTCCAGGCCCTTCCGCACATGCAGCGCTACGACCAGCAGGTCGTGGTGATCAAGTACGGCGGACACGCCATGGGGGACCGCGCCGCCGCGGAGGATTTCGCCGAGGACGTGGTGCTGCTCGAGCAGTCGGGGATCAAGCCCATCGTGGTGCATGGCGGCGGTCCGCAGATCGGCAAGATGCTCGACAAGCTCGGCATCAAGTCCGAGTTCAAGGCGGGCCTGCGCGTCACCGACGCGGCGACCGTCGAGGTTGTGGAGATGGTCCTGGCCGGCTCCATCAACAAGCAGATCGTCGGCTGGATCGGCGCCGAGGGCGGCAAGGCGGTCGGCCTGTGCGGCAAGGACGGCAACATGGTCACGGCCCGCAAGGTGACCCGCACGGCTGTGGACCCGGATTCGAACATCGAGAAGGTGGTGGATCTCGGCTTCGTGGGCGAACCCGATTCCGTCAACCGCGCGGTTCTGGACCAGGTTCTCAGCGCCGAGCTGATCCCGGTCCTGGCGCCGGTGGCGGTGGGCCATGACGGCGAGACCTACAACGTCAACGCCGACACCTTCGCGGGCGCCATTGCGGGCGCCATGATGGCGAAGCGCCTCCTTCTGCTCACCGACGTGCCCGGCGTCCTCGACAAGAACAAGAACCTGATCCCCGAGCTGACCATCGAGGATTGCCGCCGCCTGATCGCCGACGGCACTATCACGGACGGCATGATCCCGAAGATCGAGACCTGCATCTATGCCCTGGAGCGGGGCGTCGAGGCGGTCGTCATCCTCGACGGCAAGGTGCCCCACGCGGTTCTGCTCGAGCTCTTCACGGACCACGGCGCCGGCACCCTCATCCGGCGGGGGTAG
- a CDS encoding DUF423 domain-containing protein, which translates to MTLPERLLVLMAGLAGCLGVALSAAASHLTGGGQLQTAAQFLLFHAPALLALAALMALGALHSVLGRLAGLALVLGLALFCGDLSRRAFSGVALAPMAAPTGGFLLMGGWLLAGVAGILRPRG; encoded by the coding sequence GTGACCCTGCCGGAGCGCCTCCTGGTCCTGATGGCGGGCCTCGCCGGCTGCCTGGGCGTCGCCCTCTCGGCCGCAGCCTCGCACCTGACCGGCGGCGGCCAGCTGCAGACCGCTGCGCAATTCCTCCTGTTCCACGCCCCGGCCCTCCTGGCGCTGGCTGCCCTCATGGCCCTGGGCGCTCTCCACTCTGTCCTGGGGCGCCTCGCCGGCCTCGCGCTTGTTCTCGGGCTCGCCCTGTTCTGCGGCGACCTTTCCCGCCGCGCCTTTTCGGGCGTGGCCCTCGCGCCCATGGCGGCCCCGACCGGCGGTTTCCTGCTCATGGGCGGCTGGCTGCTTGCGGGCGTGGCCGGGATTCTTCGCCCGCGGGGCTGA